Proteins from a genomic interval of Lysobacter arenosi:
- a CDS encoding LysM peptidoglycan-binding domain-containing protein: MFKPLRTVLTAALLTVATYGVAAEVAGNHPDTYVVKKGDTLWDIAGKFLQKPWLWPEIWQANPQVKNPHLIYPGDVLSLAYLDRVAVQEGPREEAPINAIPLSEVEAFLKDMRVVEEFESLPYVVGLEEDRLAGSLDQVAYIKGLADAQPGQRYAIVRPSHRYVTMDPERCCDNSGRRAADLDFRGKRNIGLESLWNYQMPAGGGEFLGYELTKQTTGTISRGITGDAEAATLVIDGNGREVRVGDRLIPVEAQAYDLQFMPHAPSQELAIDKARVIAVADMLTSGGSRDVVALSVGTADGIDNGTVLSTWRQGSVEVDRVKVGIDRSYDATGGGSQVKLPDEFASHVMVFRTFEKVSYALVMDGIRPTRLGYRLKHPDATN, encoded by the coding sequence ATTTTCAAACCGTTGCGCACGGTGCTGACCGCTGCGTTGCTGACGGTCGCCACCTACGGCGTGGCCGCCGAGGTCGCGGGCAACCATCCTGACACCTACGTGGTCAAGAAGGGCGACACCCTCTGGGACATCGCCGGCAAGTTCCTGCAGAAGCCCTGGCTGTGGCCGGAGATCTGGCAGGCCAACCCGCAGGTCAAGAATCCGCACCTGATCTACCCCGGCGACGTGCTCTCGCTGGCCTACCTGGACCGCGTCGCGGTGCAGGAGGGTCCGCGTGAAGAGGCGCCGATCAATGCCATTCCGCTGTCCGAGGTCGAAGCCTTCCTCAAGGACATGCGCGTGGTCGAGGAATTCGAGAGCCTGCCCTACGTGGTCGGCCTGGAAGAAGACCGCCTCGCCGGCAGCCTCGACCAGGTGGCCTACATCAAGGGCCTGGCCGACGCCCAGCCGGGCCAGCGCTACGCCATCGTCCGCCCGTCGCACCGCTACGTGACGATGGATCCGGAGCGTTGCTGCGACAACTCCGGTCGCCGCGCCGCCGACCTCGACTTCCGCGGCAAGCGCAACATCGGCCTGGAGTCGCTGTGGAACTACCAGATGCCGGCCGGCGGTGGCGAGTTCCTGGGCTACGAGCTGACCAAGCAGACCACCGGCACCATCAGCCGCGGCATCACCGGTGACGCCGAGGCTGCCACCCTGGTAATCGACGGCAACGGCCGCGAAGTCCGCGTCGGCGATCGCCTGATCCCGGTTGAGGCCCAGGCCTACGACCTGCAGTTCATGCCGCACGCTCCCAGCCAGGAGCTGGCGATCGACAAGGCCCGCGTCATCGCCGTGGCCGACATGCTCACCAGCGGCGGCAGCCGCGATGTCGTGGCGCTGTCGGTCGGCACCGCCGACGGCATCGACAACGGCACCGTGCTGTCGACCTGGCGCCAGGGCAGCGTGGAAGTGGACCGCGTCAAGGTCGGCATCGACCGCAGCTACGACGCCACCGGCGGCGGCAGCCAAGTCAAGCTGCCGGACGAGTTCGCCAGCCACGTCATGGTCTTCCGCACCTTCGAGAAGGTCAGCTACGCGCTGGTCATGGACGGCATCCGTCCGACCCGCCTGGGCTATCGCCTGAAGCATCCGGACGCGACCAACTGA
- the dprA gene encoding DNA-processing protein DprA gives MPPPTPAPPAIAADEDALLLLVAAGGAVDPRRRLLERSGGAAQALAAGPAVWRECGLTAAQVQKLARPDAPRLANAGKWLRQPGHHLLGCHHPDYPALLLRAPNPPLALFVAGDPTRLWHPSVAIVGTRGPTPAGTAHASEFARALARSGLAVTSGLAAGIDTAAHEATLASGGITVAVLGTGPDVAYPRGNARLLARIASEGAVVSEHLPGTRPLASHFPSRNRIIAGLSLATLVIEAAWKSGALITARLAAEAGRDVFALPGSIRNPMARGCHRLIREGAGLVEDPAEVIAALAPQAQVLARDLRTRLDAPIHRGEEIVGRAASDSAADDPDYQQLWLALGHDPTNMDELVTRTGLTAAAVSSMLLLMELDGRVQAQHGRYFRNR, from the coding sequence ATGCCGCCCCCCACGCCAGCGCCCCCTGCCATCGCCGCCGACGAAGATGCCCTGCTACTGCTTGTCGCCGCCGGTGGCGCGGTCGATCCGCGGCGGCGATTGCTCGAACGATCTGGCGGCGCTGCACAGGCGCTCGCAGCGGGCCCTGCGGTCTGGCGCGAATGCGGCCTGACGGCGGCACAGGTGCAAAAGCTCGCCAGGCCAGATGCGCCGCGGCTGGCCAATGCCGGGAAGTGGCTGCGTCAGCCCGGGCACCATCTGCTCGGCTGCCATCACCCGGACTATCCGGCGCTGCTGTTGCGCGCACCGAACCCGCCCCTGGCGCTGTTCGTCGCCGGCGATCCGACCCGGCTCTGGCATCCCTCGGTCGCCATCGTTGGCACGCGCGGACCCACGCCGGCGGGAACCGCGCATGCTTCCGAGTTCGCCCGCGCACTGGCGCGGTCGGGGCTGGCGGTGACCAGCGGACTGGCCGCAGGCATCGACACCGCCGCCCATGAAGCCACGCTCGCAAGCGGCGGCATCACCGTGGCCGTGCTGGGGACCGGGCCCGACGTCGCCTACCCGCGCGGCAACGCCCGCCTGTTGGCGCGGATCGCATCCGAAGGCGCGGTGGTCAGCGAGCACCTCCCCGGCACGCGTCCGTTGGCATCCCATTTCCCCAGCCGCAACCGGATCATTGCCGGCTTGTCGCTGGCGACCCTGGTGATCGAGGCGGCCTGGAAGTCCGGCGCGCTGATCACCGCCCGCCTCGCCGCCGAAGCCGGGCGCGATGTCTTCGCCCTGCCCGGCTCGATCCGCAACCCGATGGCGCGCGGCTGCCACCGGCTGATCCGCGAAGGCGCCGGACTGGTCGAGGACCCGGCCGAAGTCATTGCCGCCCTGGCCCCGCAGGCGCAGGTGCTGGCGCGGGACTTGAGGACGCGCCTGGACGCCCCAATTCATCGCGGTGAGGAAATCGTTGGCCGGGCGGCGAGTGATTCAGCCGCCGATGACCCCGACTACCAGCAGTTGTGGCTGGCGCTGGGTCACGACCCCACCAATATGGATGAACTTGTCACACGGACTGGATTGACGGCCGCAGCAGTGTCCTCCATGCTGCTGCTCATGGAGCTTGATGGTCGTGTTCAGGCACAACACGGCCGGTACTTCCGCAATCGCTGA
- a CDS encoding DUF494 family protein: MKESILDVLLYLFEHYFTEDADLVRDHDSLRSGPLFDELGKAGFSPAEINKAFEWLDALAQQRPSASAPRADGPTRIYFGPELDRLDVECRGFLMFLEQHGVLDAGQRELVLDRAMALDQDELDLDDLKWVVLMVLFNQPGSEAAYAWMETQMFEDEPEPVH; the protein is encoded by the coding sequence ATGAAAGAGAGCATTCTGGACGTCCTGCTGTACCTGTTCGAGCACTACTTCACTGAAGACGCGGACCTTGTCCGCGACCACGATTCGCTCCGCAGCGGTCCTCTCTTTGACGAGCTCGGCAAAGCCGGGTTCAGCCCCGCCGAGATCAACAAAGCCTTCGAATGGCTCGATGCGCTGGCCCAGCAACGGCCCAGTGCCAGTGCCCCGCGCGCCGACGGCCCGACCCGCATCTATTTCGGCCCCGAGCTCGACCGGCTCGACGTCGAATGCCGCGGCTTCCTGATGTTCCTGGAGCAGCACGGCGTGCTCGATGCCGGCCAGCGCGAGCTGGTGCTCGACCGCGCCATGGCCCTGGACCAGGACGAACTCGACCTGGACGACCTGAAGTGGGTCGTGCTGATGGTCCTGTTCAACCAGCCCGGCTCCGAGGCGGCCTACGCCTGGATGGAAACCCAGATGTTCGAGGACGAGCCCGAGCCGGTGCACTGA
- a CDS encoding DNA topoisomerase I: protein MAKNLLIVESPAKAKTINKYLGKDFTVLASYGHVRDLVPKEGAVDPDRGFAMRYDLIEKNEKHVDAIAKAAKSADALYLATDPDREGEAISWHIAEILRERGLLEGKTLQRVVFTEITPRAIKEAMTQPRQIATDLVDAQQARRALDYLVGFNLSPVLWRKVQRGLSAGRVQSPALRMIVEREEEIEAFIAREYWSIEAECAHPTQTFTAKLNKLDGKKFEQFTVTDGDTAESARQRIVKAANGALHVTDVASKERKRRPSPPFTTSTLQQEGSRKLGFTTRKTMQVAQKLYEGVTLGDEGTVGLISYMRTDSVSLSEEALGEIRDVIARDYGTRALPDKPNTYQTKSKNAQEAHEAVRPTSALRTPAQVSRFLSDDERRLYELIWKRAVASQMVPATLNTVSVDLAAGSEHSFRASGTTVVDPGFLAVYEEGKDTKTSEDEDEGRKLPAMKIGDRVPLERIHADQHFTQPPPRFTEAALVKALEEYGIGRPSTYASIIQTLLFRKYVEMEGRSFRPSDVGRAVSKFLSSHFTQYVDYDFTAKLEDELDAVSRGEEEWVPLMEKFWGPFKELVLDKTESVDRSEATGARELGTDPKSGKPVSVRLGRYGPYAQIGTVEDEEKPEFASLRPGQSMHTIELADALELFKLPRKLGQSNGHEVSVGIGRFGPFAKRGTVYASLPKEDDPHTIDFERAVFLIEEKEEIARNRIIKQWDDSDIQVLNGRFGPYISDGKLNGKIPKDREPASLTLEEVTQLLADTGKPVRGRFGKKKAAAKKEPAVKKAVVKKAAAKKAPAKKAAKKATKKTAAKKAPAKKAVAKKAPAKKVVKKVAKA, encoded by the coding sequence ATGGCCAAGAATCTCCTAATCGTCGAGTCGCCTGCCAAGGCCAAGACGATCAACAAGTACCTAGGCAAGGACTTCACCGTCCTGGCCTCCTATGGCCACGTCCGCGATCTGGTGCCCAAGGAGGGCGCGGTCGACCCCGATCGCGGCTTCGCGATGCGCTACGACCTGATCGAGAAGAACGAGAAGCACGTCGACGCCATCGCCAAGGCCGCCAAGAGCGCCGACGCGCTCTATCTGGCGACCGACCCGGACCGCGAGGGCGAGGCGATCAGCTGGCACATCGCCGAGATCCTGCGTGAGCGCGGCCTGCTCGAAGGCAAGACGCTGCAGCGTGTTGTCTTCACCGAGATCACCCCGCGCGCCATCAAGGAAGCGATGACGCAGCCGCGGCAGATCGCCACCGACCTGGTCGATGCGCAGCAGGCACGCCGCGCGCTCGACTACCTGGTCGGCTTCAACCTGTCGCCGGTGCTGTGGCGCAAGGTCCAGCGCGGCCTGTCCGCCGGCCGCGTGCAGTCGCCGGCCCTGCGCATGATCGTCGAGCGCGAGGAAGAGATCGAAGCCTTCATCGCCCGCGAGTACTGGTCGATCGAAGCCGAGTGCGCGCACCCGACCCAGACCTTCACCGCCAAGCTCAACAAGCTCGACGGCAAGAAGTTCGAGCAGTTCACCGTCACCGACGGCGACACCGCCGAGTCCGCGCGCCAGCGCATCGTCAAGGCCGCCAACGGCGCCCTGCATGTCACCGACGTCGCCAGCAAGGAACGCAAGCGCCGCCCGTCGCCGCCGTTCACCACCTCGACGCTGCAGCAGGAAGGTTCGCGCAAGCTCGGCTTCACCACGCGCAAGACCATGCAGGTCGCGCAGAAGCTGTACGAAGGCGTGACCCTCGGCGACGAGGGCACCGTCGGCCTGATCAGCTACATGCGTACCGACTCGGTCAGCCTGTCGGAAGAAGCACTGGGCGAGATCCGCGACGTGATCGCCCGCGACTACGGCACGCGCGCGCTGCCGGACAAGCCCAACACCTACCAGACCAAGTCCAAGAACGCGCAGGAAGCGCACGAAGCGGTTCGCCCGACTTCGGCGCTGCGCACGCCGGCGCAGGTGTCGCGCTTCCTCAGCGACGACGAGCGCCGCCTGTACGAGCTGATCTGGAAGCGCGCCGTCGCTTCGCAGATGGTGCCGGCCACGCTCAACACCGTCTCGGTCGACCTGGCCGCCGGCAGCGAACACAGCTTCCGCGCCTCGGGCACGACCGTGGTCGACCCGGGCTTCCTCGCCGTCTACGAGGAAGGCAAGGACACCAAGACCAGCGAGGACGAGGACGAGGGCCGCAAGCTGCCGGCGATGAAGATCGGCGACCGCGTGCCGCTCGAACGCATCCACGCCGACCAGCATTTCACCCAGCCGCCGCCGCGCTTCACCGAAGCGGCGCTGGTGAAGGCGCTCGAGGAATACGGCATCGGCCGTCCCTCGACCTACGCCTCGATCATCCAGACCCTGCTGTTCCGCAAGTACGTCGAGATGGAAGGCCGCAGCTTCCGTCCGTCCGACGTTGGCCGCGCGGTCAGCAAGTTCCTCTCCAGCCACTTCACCCAGTACGTCGACTACGACTTCACCGCCAAGCTGGAGGACGAGCTCGATGCGGTGTCGCGCGGCGAAGAGGAGTGGGTGCCGCTGATGGAGAAGTTCTGGGGCCCGTTCAAGGAACTGGTGCTCGACAAGACCGAGTCGGTCGATCGCAGCGAAGCCACCGGCGCGCGCGAACTGGGCACCGACCCCAAGAGCGGCAAGCCGGTCAGCGTGCGCCTGGGCCGTTATGGACCGTATGCACAGATCGGCACGGTCGAGGACGAGGAGAAGCCTGAATTCGCTTCGCTGCGTCCGGGCCAGAGCATGCACACCATCGAACTGGCCGACGCGCTGGAGCTGTTCAAGCTGCCGCGCAAGCTGGGCCAGAGCAACGGCCATGAAGTCAGCGTCGGCATCGGCCGCTTCGGTCCGTTCGCCAAGCGCGGCACCGTGTACGCCTCGCTGCCGAAGGAAGACGACCCGCACACCATCGATTTCGAGCGCGCGGTGTTCCTGATCGAAGAGAAGGAAGAGATCGCCCGCAACCGCATCATCAAGCAGTGGGACGACAGCGACATCCAGGTCCTCAACGGCCGCTTCGGTCCGTACATCAGCGACGGCAAGCTCAACGGCAAGATTCCCAAGGACCGTGAGCCGGCGTCGCTGACGCTGGAGGAAGTCACCCAGCTGCTGGCCGATACCGGCAAGCCGGTGCGTGGCCGCTTCGGCAAGAAGAAGGCGGCGGCGAAGAAGGAACCGGCGGTCAAGAAAGCCGTGGTGAAGAAGGCCGCCGCGAAGAAGGCGCCGGCCAAGAAGGCCGCCAAGAAGGCCACCAAGAAGACCGCTGCCAAGAAAGCACCGGCGAAGAAGGCCGTGGCCAAGAAGGCGCCTGCGAAGAAAGTGGTGAAGAAGGTCGCCAAGGCCTGA
- a CDS encoding Sua5/YciO/YrdC/YwlC family protein: MSLLTPNEAASTLHRGAVIAYPTEAVWGLGCDPFDESAVMRLLAIKQRPVEKGLILIAGSLDQTDGLLDWQALSPPRREAVLATWPGPNTWIVPTTARVPRWITGAHDGVAVRVSAHPTVIAICAAFGGPLVSTSANLSGEPPVHALGELDPRLLVQLDGVTEGETGGLASPTTIRDARSGAQLRA; this comes from the coding sequence ATGTCGCTGCTGACCCCCAACGAAGCCGCCAGCACGCTCCATCGGGGCGCCGTCATCGCCTACCCGACCGAAGCGGTCTGGGGCCTGGGCTGTGATCCTTTCGACGAGTCCGCGGTCATGCGACTGCTCGCGATCAAGCAGCGCCCGGTCGAAAAAGGCCTGATCCTGATCGCCGGTTCGCTGGATCAGACCGACGGTCTGCTCGACTGGCAGGCACTCTCGCCGCCGCGCCGCGAGGCCGTCCTGGCGACCTGGCCGGGCCCCAACACCTGGATCGTGCCGACCACCGCGCGCGTACCGCGCTGGATCACCGGTGCCCATGACGGCGTCGCCGTTCGCGTCAGCGCCCATCCCACGGTGATTGCCATTTGCGCCGCGTTCGGCGGGCCGCTGGTGTCCACCAGCGCCAATCTCAGCGGCGAGCCGCCCGTGCACGCCCTTGGCGAGCTGGATCCGCGCCTGCTCGTGCAGCTCGACGGTGTGACCGAGGGAGAAACCGGCGGACTGGCGTCGCCCACCACCATCCGCGACGCCCGCAGCGGCGCCCAGCTGCGCGCGTAG
- a CDS encoding DUF1579 domain-containing protein — MKISQISLLTLALLAALPLAAQDKPAKLTPEQQAMMQAWEAAAKPGEQHKQLAAMVGKWTTKQTMWMDPTAPPLTETGSATNTLVLGDRHIRQDFRSKWMGQPFEGVGFIGYDNVIGKYYSTWMDSGSTGIFVSHGDYDPATKTYTYLGEMADPASKGVKIPVRQVVRVVDNDHQVFEMFETRGGKEAKTMQIDYTRQK; from the coding sequence ATGAAGATCTCGCAGATCTCGCTGCTGACGCTGGCGTTGCTCGCCGCGCTTCCGCTGGCGGCACAGGACAAGCCGGCCAAACTCACGCCCGAGCAGCAGGCGATGATGCAGGCCTGGGAAGCGGCGGCGAAGCCGGGCGAACAGCACAAGCAGCTGGCCGCGATGGTCGGCAAATGGACCACCAAGCAGACGATGTGGATGGATCCGACCGCGCCGCCGTTGACCGAGACCGGCTCGGCGACCAACACGCTGGTGCTGGGCGACCGCCACATCCGCCAGGACTTCCGCAGCAAGTGGATGGGCCAGCCGTTCGAAGGCGTCGGCTTCATCGGTTACGACAACGTCATCGGCAAGTACTACAGCACCTGGATGGACAGCGGCTCGACCGGCATCTTCGTCTCGCACGGCGATTACGATCCGGCGACGAAGACCTATACCTACCTGGGCGAGATGGCCGACCCGGCCTCCAAGGGCGTGAAGATCCCGGTGCGCCAGGTCGTGCGCGTGGTCGACAACGATCACCAGGTGTTCGAGATGTTCGAGACACGTGGCGGCAAGGAAGCCAAGACGATGCAGATCGACTACACGCGACAGAAATGA
- a CDS encoding DUF4124 domain-containing protein, protein MIAHSHLSPMPSTAHAARMSRRAIPSAFLLASLLAAPVIASAADITIYRCTGADGKLTLRDTPCLKGETQQAKEMQRPKDPPKRAKAKATTTRTPSRAVAATAATAAAPVATTRYIVMTPPKPMYECTTPDGTSYMSDTAEGNPRWMPLWALGYPVVDSRTSLGDNIGGRPGRPSGTQPGPPMGGQFVYDPYGPGSWVRDACSELPQQEVCARLRDRRWELGRAYNSALQSERQQIDVEQRGIDARLANDCGDA, encoded by the coding sequence ATGATCGCCCACTCGCACCTATCGCCGATGCCGTCGACGGCGCATGCTGCACGCATGTCGCGCCGTGCCATCCCGTCCGCATTCCTGCTCGCTTCGCTGCTGGCCGCGCCGGTGATCGCGAGCGCTGCCGACATCACCATCTACCGCTGCACGGGCGCCGACGGCAAGCTGACCCTTCGCGACACGCCGTGCCTCAAGGGCGAGACCCAGCAGGCCAAGGAAATGCAGAGGCCCAAGGATCCACCCAAGCGCGCCAAGGCCAAGGCCACGACGACGCGCACTCCTTCGCGTGCGGTGGCCGCCACGGCGGCCACGGCGGCAGCGCCGGTCGCCACCACGCGCTACATCGTGATGACGCCGCCCAAGCCCATGTACGAATGCACCACGCCCGACGGCACCAGCTACATGAGCGACACCGCCGAGGGCAACCCGCGCTGGATGCCGCTGTGGGCGCTGGGCTATCCGGTGGTGGATTCGCGCACCTCGCTCGGCGACAACATCGGCGGACGTCCCGGCCGGCCTTCGGGCACGCAGCCCGGACCACCGATGGGTGGCCAGTTCGTCTATGACCCCTATGGCCCCGGTTCCTGGGTGCGCGACGCCTGCAGCGAACTGCCGCAGCAGGAAGTCTGTGCGCGCCTGCGCGATCGCCGCTGGGAGCTCGGGCGCGCCTACAACAGTGCCCTGCAGAGCGAGCGTCAGCAGATCGACGTGGAGCAGCGCGGCATCGATGCACGTCTTGCCAATGATTGCGGTGATGCCTGA
- a CDS encoding DUF4124 domain-containing protein, whose translation MCLLLLLAVAPFAQAQVVIYRCTDASGAVTMQNGTPCPKGSTEVKRAVEAAPSQSRAQFLSGSTTPAPVAPVAPPPAAAPAAATPVAAAPAPAAPAVPATDRGLRTPPPPLFECRTWEGHRYLGDDAQPPPRCIPVAVTGLGGTNATAAAGSACQMVDDQCQAVPDALLCQGWTQRLNDVESQSVGGGDNRAYAQAEARRLRAIIDGSSCAAP comes from the coding sequence ATGTGTTTGCTGCTGTTGCTTGCCGTGGCGCCGTTTGCGCAGGCGCAGGTGGTGATCTATCGCTGCACCGATGCCAGCGGCGCGGTGACAATGCAAAACGGCACGCCATGTCCGAAGGGCAGCACGGAGGTCAAGCGCGCGGTCGAGGCGGCGCCGTCGCAGTCGCGCGCGCAGTTCCTCTCCGGCAGCACCACGCCGGCACCGGTCGCACCGGTCGCACCGCCGCCAGCTGCAGCGCCTGCAGCCGCCACGCCGGTTGCGGCGGCTCCCGCGCCGGCCGCGCCGGCAGTGCCCGCCACTGACCGCGGCCTGCGGACACCACCGCCGCCGCTGTTCGAATGCCGCACCTGGGAAGGCCACCGCTACCTCGGCGACGACGCCCAGCCGCCGCCGCGCTGCATACCCGTGGCGGTGACCGGCCTCGGCGGAACCAATGCGACCGCTGCCGCCGGCTCGGCCTGCCAGATGGTCGACGACCAGTGCCAGGCGGTGCCCGATGCCCTGCTGTGCCAGGGTTGGACGCAGCGGCTGAACGACGTCGAATCGCAGTCGGTTGGTGGCGGCGACAATCGCGCGTACGCTCAGGCCGAGGCCAGGCGCCTGCGCGCGATCATCGACGGGAGCAGTTGCGCGGCTCCGTGA
- a CDS encoding CocE/NonD family hydrolase C-terminal non-catalytic domain-containing protein gives MPRGHRIRLDVTSSSFPRLERNLNTGGLNFDESVPARALNRVHVGGESGSYLELPVLATPEPQE, from the coding sequence GTGCCGCGCGGACACCGCATCCGCCTCGATGTCACCAGCAGCAGCTTTCCGCGACTGGAGCGCAACCTCAACACCGGCGGCCTCAACTTCGACGAGTCCGTGCCGGCGCGGGCGCTCAATCGCGTCCACGTCGGTGGCGAAAGTGGCTCCTACCTCGAGCTTCCCGTGCTGGCGACTCCGGAGCCGCAGGAGTAG
- a CDS encoding dienelactone hydrolase family protein translates to MPNPPRLKATDFDPEVLRLFDQYVHGAIDRRGFLAGAARFAAGAAGAAGLLAALSPQFAAAQQVKPDDKRLIAKHVEFPSPKGYGTGRGYLVRPAKARGPLPLVLVAHENRGLNPHIEDITRRLALADFIAFAPDALFPLGGYPGDEDSARTLFGQLDQAKTREDFIAAAGMLAGIDGGNGKLGAVGFCYGGGIANFLATRLPNLAAAAPFYGAAAPLEDVPKIKAELLVVLAANDERINAAWPAYEAALKEAKVRYTLFQPPGTQHGFNNDTTPRYDEAAAKQAWERTLALFNRTLREGG, encoded by the coding sequence ATGCCGAACCCTCCTCGCCTGAAGGCCACTGACTTCGATCCCGAAGTTCTTCGTCTGTTCGACCAGTACGTCCACGGCGCGATTGACCGAAGGGGTTTCCTCGCCGGTGCGGCGCGATTCGCCGCCGGCGCAGCCGGTGCGGCCGGGCTGCTCGCCGCGCTGAGTCCGCAGTTCGCGGCGGCGCAGCAGGTCAAGCCCGACGACAAGCGCCTGATCGCCAAGCATGTCGAGTTCCCGTCGCCCAAGGGCTACGGCACCGGTCGTGGCTACCTGGTGCGTCCGGCCAAGGCGCGCGGCCCGCTGCCGCTGGTGCTGGTGGCGCACGAGAACCGCGGCCTCAACCCGCACATCGAAGACATCACGCGGCGACTGGCACTGGCCGACTTCATCGCCTTCGCACCCGACGCGTTGTTCCCGCTGGGCGGTTATCCGGGCGATGAGGATTCGGCGCGCACGCTGTTCGGCCAGCTCGACCAGGCCAAGACGCGCGAGGACTTCATCGCCGCGGCCGGCATGCTGGCCGGTATCGACGGTGGCAACGGAAAGCTGGGCGCGGTCGGCTTCTGCTATGGCGGCGGCATCGCCAATTTCCTTGCGACTCGCTTGCCCAACCTTGCTGCCGCCGCTCCGTTCTACGGCGCGGCCGCGCCGCTTGAAGACGTACCGAAGATCAAGGCCGAGCTGCTGGTCGTGCTCGCGGCCAACGATGAACGCATCAACGCCGCCTGGCCCGCATACGAGGCGGCCCTGAAGGAAGCCAAGGTGCGCTACACGTTGTTCCAGCCGCCCGGCACGCAGCACGGCTTCAACAACGACACCACACCGCGCTACGACGAAGCCGCGGCGAAGCAGGCCTGGGAGCGCACGCTGGCGTTGTTCAACCGGACGCTGCGCGAAGGCGGCTGA
- a CDS encoding pyridoxal phosphate-dependent decarboxylase family protein — MATDRFASAVFDEYLEKAAGHASAYLRTLPDRHVGARASREELLQALSVPLPLKGGEGGEVIDLLAAQVARGAVACNSPRYFGFVIGGAYPVALAADCLVSTWDQNAGIYAISPLVAVVEEVAAQWLLELFDLPRESGVGFVTGCQMANFTCLAAARHGVLRRVGWDVEADGLAGAPRINVIASAESHITIDVAMRYLGLGTRALQRVESDGQGRMRVDALREKIASLQGPTIICAQAGNVNTGACDPLREIGRIANDAGAWLHVDGAFGLWARASDAQRHLADGIELADSWATDAHKWLNVPYDSGVAMVRHAQDHRAAMTSAAAYLIQTQGAERDAVDWVPEFSRRARGVPVYATLRALGREGIADLVARSCARARQMAELLAREPGVRILNEVALNQVLVRFDDDDDTTREVIAGVQADGTCWLGGTNWQGQAAMRISVSNWATTEDDAERSVAAIARVFRSLRKRP, encoded by the coding sequence ATGGCTACCGACCGCTTTGCGTCCGCCGTGTTCGACGAATACCTGGAGAAGGCGGCCGGGCACGCCTCGGCCTACCTGCGCACGCTGCCCGACCGTCACGTCGGCGCGCGCGCGAGCCGCGAGGAATTGCTGCAGGCACTGAGCGTGCCACTGCCCCTGAAGGGCGGCGAGGGCGGTGAGGTAATCGACCTGCTCGCCGCACAGGTCGCGCGCGGCGCGGTCGCCTGCAACTCGCCGCGCTACTTCGGCTTCGTCATCGGCGGCGCCTACCCGGTCGCACTCGCCGCCGACTGCCTGGTGTCGACCTGGGACCAGAACGCCGGCATCTACGCGATCTCGCCGCTGGTGGCGGTGGTCGAGGAAGTCGCTGCGCAGTGGTTGCTGGAGCTGTTCGACCTGCCACGCGAATCAGGCGTGGGCTTCGTCACCGGCTGCCAGATGGCCAACTTCACCTGCCTCGCCGCGGCGCGCCATGGCGTGCTGCGTCGTGTCGGCTGGGATGTCGAGGCCGACGGCCTGGCCGGCGCGCCACGCATCAACGTCATCGCCTCGGCCGAGTCGCACATCACCATCGACGTGGCGATGCGTTATCTCGGCCTTGGGACGCGTGCCTTGCAGCGGGTCGAAAGCGACGGACAAGGGCGCATGCGCGTCGATGCGCTGCGCGAGAAGATCGCATCGCTGCAGGGCCCGACCATCATCTGCGCGCAGGCCGGCAACGTGAACACCGGCGCCTGCGACCCGCTGCGCGAGATCGGCCGCATCGCCAACGATGCCGGCGCGTGGCTGCATGTCGACGGTGCATTCGGCCTGTGGGCGCGTGCGAGCGATGCGCAGCGTCATCTCGCCGACGGCATCGAGCTGGCCGACTCGTGGGCGACCGACGCGCACAAATGGCTGAACGTGCCCTACGACAGCGGCGTGGCCATGGTCCGCCATGCCCAGGACCATCGCGCCGCGATGACGTCGGCCGCCGCCTACCTGATCCAGACCCAGGGCGCCGAACGCGACGCCGTCGACTGGGTGCCCGAGTTCTCGCGCCGCGCCCGCGGCGTGCCGGTCTACGCCACCCTGCGTGCGCTCGGACGCGAGGGCATCGCCGACCTGGTCGCGCGCAGCTGCGCGCGGGCAAGGCAGATGGCCGAGTTGCTTGCGCGCGAACCTGGCGTGCGCATCCTCAACGAGGTGGCGCTCAACCAGGTGCTGGTCCGCTTCGATGATGACGACGACACGACCCGTGAGGTCATCGCCGGCGTGCAGGCCGACGGCACCTGCTGGCTGGGCGGCACCAACTGGCAGGGCCAGGCGGCGATGCGGATATCGGTGTCCAACTGGGCCACGACCGAGGACGACGCGGAGCGCAGCGTTGCGGCGATAGCGCGCGTATTCCGGTCATTGCGCAAACGCCCGTAG